One part of the Chryseobacterium mulctrae genome encodes these proteins:
- a CDS encoding pyridoxal phosphate-dependent aminotransferase: MKVSKLAANLIGSEIVKIGNEVNDLKAKGAEIANLTIGDLNSNLYPIPAELKEEIQKAYQNNLTNYPPANGLLSLRTEVSKDLKIRWNLEYSANDILITAGSRPLIYAVYKTIVDEGDKVIYPTPSWNNNHYAYLTSADAVEVKTTQKNNFLPTAEDLKPHLSGAVLLALCSPLNPTGTMFTEAQLREICEMILEENAKRGADEKPLYLMYDQIYSNLTFGAKHVDPVSLFPEMRDFTIYIDGISKCLAATGVRVGWGFGPSHIIDKMKALLTHVGAWAPKPEQEATAKYFQNSENVNTFITDFKGKLEASLKVLHNGIQNLKTNGLAVDSIEPMGAMYLTIKLDYIGKTKPDGIVIGNSSDLVFYLINEAGVALVPFSAFGEEKSEPWFRASVGGLDIKEIELMMPKLENALNNLK, translated from the coding sequence GTGAAAGTTTCAAAATTAGCAGCGAACCTCATTGGTTCTGAAATTGTAAAAATTGGTAACGAGGTAAATGATTTAAAGGCGAAAGGTGCAGAAATTGCCAACCTTACGATTGGTGATTTGAATTCTAATCTTTATCCTATTCCTGCAGAATTGAAAGAAGAAATTCAGAAAGCATATCAGAATAACTTAACCAATTATCCGCCTGCAAACGGATTATTATCATTAAGAACTGAAGTTTCTAAAGACTTGAAAATAAGATGGAATTTAGAATATTCAGCAAATGATATTTTGATTACAGCAGGTTCAAGACCTTTGATTTATGCAGTGTATAAAACAATCGTTGACGAAGGAGATAAAGTAATTTATCCTACACCGTCTTGGAACAACAATCATTACGCTTATCTTACTTCTGCAGATGCTGTTGAAGTAAAAACTACTCAGAAAAACAATTTCTTACCAACTGCTGAAGATTTGAAACCTCACTTGAGCGGAGCTGTTCTTTTAGCGCTTTGTTCACCGTTAAATCCTACAGGAACCATGTTTACAGAAGCTCAGTTAAGAGAAATCTGTGAAATGATCTTGGAAGAAAATGCAAAAAGAGGAGCAGACGAAAAGCCGTTATATTTAATGTACGATCAGATTTATTCTAATCTTACTTTTGGAGCAAAACACGTAGATCCGGTTTCTCTTTTCCCTGAAATGAGAGACTTTACCATTTATATTGATGGTATTTCTAAATGTCTTGCCGCAACAGGAGTTCGTGTAGGATGGGGATTCGGGCCGTCTCACATCATAGATAAAATGAAAGCTTTGTTGACTCACGTTGGAGCTTGGGCGCCAAAGCCAGAGCAGGAAGCAACTGCAAAATATTTCCAAAATTCAGAGAATGTAAATACATTTATTACTGATTTTAAAGGGAAACTGGAAGCTAGCTTAAAAGTTCTTCATAACGGAATCCAGAATTTAAAAACCAATGGTTTAGCAGTTGATAGCATCGAACCGATGGGAGCGATGTATCTTACCATTAAATTAGATTACATTGGAAAAACAAAACCAGACGGAATCGTAATCGGAAATTCTTCTGATTTGGTTTTCTATTTAATCAATGAAGCGGGAGTTGCTTTAGTTCCTTTCTCTGCTTTTGGTGAAGAAAAATCTGAGCCGTGGTTCAGAGCTTCTGTAGGAGGTTTAGATATCAAAGAAATCGAGCTGATGATGCCGAAACTGGAGAATGCTTTAAATAATTTAAAATAG
- a CDS encoding phospho-sugar mutase, with protein sequence MTTLEKAKLWLSDTFDKETRDAVQLLIDSNSPDLEDSFYRELEFGTGGMRGIMGVGTNRLNKYTLGQATQGLANYMLQQFQGEEISVAIAYDVRHNSKEFGKLVADVLTANGIKVLLFKNHRPTPELSFTVRDKKCNGGIVLTASHNPPEYNGYKVYWNDGAQIVPPHDEAIINEVYSVKFEEIKFEGNDDLIEWIGEEQDDIYIDACIENSTYQDIGKGNLNIVFTSIHGTTYTTVPQALEKAGFKKVDLVKEQMIPSGNFPTVDSPNPEEPAALEMAMDLAKITNADIVIGTDPDGDRLGIAVRNLEGEIQLLNGNQCNTILTYYILDQWKNQGRITGKEFIGSTIVTSDIFFDIAEKFGVDCKVGLTGFKWIGKMIRDFEGKEKFVCGGEESFGFMTGDFVRDKDSCGSIILACEIAAWCKANGKTMYEYLIEIYQETGMYYEGLINIVKKGRDGAEEIQNMMKNFRENPPKSLAGSLVEEVKDFKEQTNFVVSQNEKHVMDDIPKSNVLIYYTQDGTKVCVRPSGTEPKIKFYVSVKESITSKEDFGDKLKSLEAKIRVVKTDLKLD encoded by the coding sequence ATGACAACATTAGAAAAAGCGAAACTTTGGTTAAGTGACACCTTTGATAAAGAAACAAGAGATGCTGTTCAATTATTGATCGACAGCAATTCTCCTGATTTGGAAGACTCTTTTTATAGAGAATTAGAGTTCGGAACTGGAGGAATGAGAGGGATTATGGGTGTTGGAACCAATCGTTTAAATAAATATACGTTAGGTCAAGCAACACAGGGACTTGCAAATTATATGTTGCAGCAGTTTCAAGGTGAGGAAATTAGTGTTGCGATTGCTTATGACGTTCGTCACAATTCAAAAGAATTTGGAAAATTGGTGGCAGATGTCTTAACAGCAAACGGAATTAAAGTTTTGTTGTTTAAAAATCACAGACCAACTCCTGAATTGTCTTTCACTGTGCGTGATAAAAAATGCAACGGAGGAATTGTTTTAACGGCTTCTCATAATCCGCCAGAATACAACGGATATAAAGTATACTGGAATGACGGAGCGCAAATCGTTCCGCCACATGATGAAGCAATTATTAACGAAGTATATTCTGTAAAATTTGAAGAAATCAAATTTGAAGGAAATGATGATTTAATCGAATGGATCGGAGAAGAGCAGGATGATATTTATATCGATGCTTGCATTGAAAATTCGACCTATCAAGATATTGGAAAAGGAAATTTAAATATTGTTTTCACATCTATTCACGGCACAACTTATACAACAGTTCCACAAGCTTTGGAAAAAGCAGGATTCAAGAAAGTAGACCTTGTTAAAGAACAGATGATTCCGAGCGGAAATTTCCCGACGGTAGATTCTCCAAATCCGGAAGAACCTGCAGCCTTGGAAATGGCGATGGACCTAGCTAAAATAACTAACGCAGATATCGTTATCGGAACCGATCCTGATGGAGACAGATTGGGAATTGCTGTTAGAAATTTGGAAGGTGAAATTCAATTGTTAAATGGAAACCAATGTAATACAATTTTAACGTATTATATTTTAGATCAGTGGAAAAATCAAGGTAGAATTACCGGAAAAGAATTTATCGGTTCTACGATTGTAACTTCAGATATTTTCTTTGATATTGCTGAAAAATTTGGGGTTGACTGCAAAGTTGGATTAACAGGTTTCAAATGGATCGGAAAAATGATCCGTGATTTTGAAGGTAAGGAAAAATTTGTTTGCGGTGGTGAAGAAAGTTTTGGCTTTATGACCGGAGATTTCGTTCGTGATAAGGATTCTTGTGGAAGTATCATTTTAGCTTGTGAAATTGCAGCTTGGTGTAAAGCCAACGGAAAAACGATGTATGAATATCTGATCGAGATTTATCAGGAAACCGGGATGTATTACGAAGGTTTAATTAATATCGTTAAAAAAGGTAGAGACGGAGCAGAAGAAATTCAGAATATGATGAAAAATTTCCGTGAAAATCCTCCAAAATCATTGGCCGGTTCTTTAGTAGAAGAAGTTAAAGATTTTAAAGAGCAGACTAATTTTGTAGTTTCTCAAAATGAAAAACACGTGATGGATGATATTCCAAAATCTAATGTTTTGATTTATTACACGCAAGACGGAACAAAAGTTTGCGTAAGGCCTTCAGGAACAGAACCTAAAATTAAATTTTATGTTTCTGTAAAAGAGAGCATAACTTCAAAAGAAGATTTCGGAGATAAATTAAAATCATTGGAAGCTAAAATCAGAGTAGTTAAAACAGATTTGAAACTAGATTAA
- a CDS encoding four helix bundle protein → MSFKFEKLRIWQLSMEFGESIYKLSLNFPKDESFNLTSQIRRASDSIALNISEGSILQSKLEFRKFLGYSIRSLAEVVTCLYKAKNRKYISEEEFSKLYNESYSLMNQVIAFRNQIKE, encoded by the coding sequence ATGAGTTTTAAATTTGAAAAATTGAGAATTTGGCAACTATCAATGGAATTTGGGGAAAGTATTTATAAGCTGTCTTTAAATTTTCCAAAAGATGAATCTTTTAATCTTACTTCTCAAATTAGAAGAGCTTCTGATTCTATTGCATTAAATATTTCTGAAGGAAGTATTTTGCAGTCTAAATTAGAGTTTAGAAAATTTTTAGGATATTCAATACGTTCATTAGCTGAAGTAGTGACCTGTCTTTACAAAGCGAAAAATAGAAAATATATTTCTGAAGAAGAGTTTAGTAAATTATATAATGAAAGTTATAGTTTAATGAATCAGGTTATAGCTTTCAGAAATCAAATAAAAGAATAA
- a CDS encoding PH domain-containing protein gives MEQNFQNPQILDLEIPDFEDLKLTPVSPKYLKIILFNLGLFSVFLIGAIAVAFYFFYFNLSLIQVWMIVIGIFLMIVFLFLNTLIGFKFRKYAVREKDLVYQFGWLKRSVIIVPFNRIQHIQVEQGWFSKILGLKSVSVFTAGVSGGDVTVNGLPEDIAEGINHHIRGTISKEKIEDGGEA, from the coding sequence ATGGAGCAAAACTTTCAAAATCCACAGATCTTAGATCTTGAAATTCCTGATTTCGAGGATTTAAAACTGACGCCAGTTTCACCAAAATACCTCAAGATCATTTTATTTAATCTGGGTTTATTCTCTGTTTTTCTAATCGGAGCAATTGCTGTAGCTTTTTATTTTTTTTATTTTAATTTGAGCCTTATTCAGGTTTGGATGATTGTTATCGGAATTTTTCTGATGATTGTTTTTCTTTTTCTGAATACGCTGATTGGTTTTAAATTCAGAAAATATGCAGTTCGTGAAAAAGATTTAGTATATCAATTTGGTTGGTTGAAACGAAGCGTGATTATTGTTCCGTTCAACAGAATTCAGCACATCCAAGTAGAACAGGGCTGGTTTTCTAAAATATTGGGCTTAAAATCGGTCTCGGTTTTTACAGCCGGAGTAAGCGGTGGAGATGTTACTGTAAATGGGCTTCCTGAAGATATTGCAGAAGGAATTAATCATCATATCAGAGGAACAATTTCGAAAGAAAAAATAGAAGATGGAGGAGAAGCTTAA
- the menA gene encoding 1,4-dihydroxy-2-naphthoate octaprenyltransferase, protein MVDWIKAARLRTLPLSLSGIIMGSFIAKWRLNEDGGIWDWKIFALALLVTLLYQVLSNYANDYGDGVKGTDAKRIGEAEARAVASGRITAQQMKNAVILFSVLSFVATVALLYLAFIPEFMNEFYIFIGLGVASILAAIGYTVGKKPYGYMGLGDVFVFIFFGLVSVCGSYFLFTKTFSWDILLPGTAIGMMSMAVLNLNNMRDIESDRLSGKNSLALRIGFRNAMIYEMVLLQLPLILILVFLGINNFIQMQNYYVFIVMILLIPVAKLRRNIMAVKEPKQLDPFLKQVGILTLMMAVLTAVGLNYFS, encoded by the coding sequence ATGGTCGATTGGATAAAAGCCGCAAGGTTGAGAACATTACCGCTTTCGTTAAGCGGAATTATCATGGGTTCTTTCATTGCAAAATGGAGACTTAATGAAGATGGAGGAATTTGGGATTGGAAGATCTTCGCTTTGGCACTTTTGGTGACTTTGCTGTATCAGGTTTTATCAAATTATGCCAATGATTACGGAGACGGCGTAAAAGGAACCGATGCTAAAAGAATTGGTGAAGCAGAAGCCAGAGCGGTTGCATCGGGAAGAATTACTGCACAACAGATGAAAAATGCAGTGATTTTGTTTTCTGTCTTATCTTTCGTAGCAACAGTTGCGCTTTTATATTTGGCTTTTATCCCTGAGTTTATGAATGAGTTTTATATTTTCATCGGATTAGGAGTTGCAAGTATTTTGGCAGCAATTGGTTATACGGTTGGTAAAAAACCTTACGGATATATGGGATTGGGAGATGTTTTCGTTTTTATCTTCTTTGGTTTGGTTTCGGTTTGCGGAAGTTATTTTCTGTTTACAAAAACTTTTTCTTGGGATATTCTTTTACCGGGAACGGCAATAGGAATGATGAGTATGGCAGTTTTGAATCTTAATAATATGCGAGATATTGAAAGCGACAGATTATCAGGAAAAAACAGTCTTGCTTTGAGAATAGGTTTTAGAAATGCAATGATTTACGAAATGGTTTTATTGCAACTTCCATTGATTTTGATTCTTGTGTTTTTAGGGATCAACAACTTTATTCAGATGCAAAATTATTATGTGTTTATCGTAATGATTTTATTGATTCCCGTTGCTAAATTAAGAAGAAATATAATGGCGGTAAAAGAACCAAAGCAACTCGATCCGTTTTTAAAACAGGTTGGAATTCTTACTTTAATGATGGCAGTTTTAACGGCAGTAGGTCTTAATTATTTTAGCTAA
- a CDS encoding DUF4199 domain-containing protein, with protein MTKSPLTLGILLYAITMAIFFVVYTFFSGIEYFDTTLKVNAFVLPIVYVLFAFWSVKSYWNNHEMDFKGAFKRAFVPMFVGGILSIVSIFSFLNFIDTDAKKLLNYQYVQRQKSELDKEYQSAKKILKHQKDIDELEQKYQEGLQRFDPATIKDKDMLTASHFSGYFAAILIFYVILSVFFGAFFRKKTNHQEAINQE; from the coding sequence ATGACGAAAAGTCCACTTACCCTAGGAATTTTATTGTATGCCATTACAATGGCGATCTTTTTTGTAGTCTACACATTTTTTTCTGGTATCGAATATTTTGATACTACATTGAAAGTCAATGCTTTTGTTTTGCCGATCGTCTATGTTTTATTTGCGTTTTGGTCAGTAAAATCTTATTGGAATAACCATGAAATGGATTTTAAAGGAGCTTTTAAAAGAGCTTTCGTTCCAATGTTTGTAGGTGGAATTTTATCTATTGTAAGTATTTTTTCTTTCTTAAATTTCATTGATACGGATGCTAAAAAGCTGTTAAATTATCAATATGTACAGCGTCAGAAATCTGAATTGGATAAAGAATACCAGTCTGCAAAAAAGATTCTGAAGCACCAAAAAGACATTGATGAGCTGGAGCAAAAATATCAGGAAGGTCTTCAAAGATTTGATCCTGCGACGATAAAAGATAAAGATATGCTTACGGCGAGTCATTTTTCAGGATATTTTGCCGCAATTCTTATATTTTACGTAATTTTGTCTGTCTTTTTTGGAGCGTTTTTCAGAAAGAAAACAAACCATCAGGAAGCAATTAATCAAGAATAA
- a CDS encoding PH domain-containing protein gives MEEKLNSFFQPQRQSKTGIVLLFLYNIGMVIKNLWVFVILFFVRKDKIEPWIIVLGIIAGLLILIVSAVLQYYHFKYYIDEENEEFVIHEGIINTSVTKIKKENIQEVNILQPFVHRFFNIYKLEIDTPGSSEKEVKISALTKQNAIDLKKYLLTETQLENTLTKDAEDNENQEVEKLRSIKISTLSILKYGITANYIQSFFALVSLLIYGFSELTNLLKKVEFDTQLDYDTLESRFLAFSIPVILGIVVVVIIVGILINTVRTLIKFFNFKISENNQSFSFEYGLFNTRNSIVNKSKVQVITETQNWIQKKMKISFVKFLQIGKNEEDEKKVAAVPGINNTEKAKLISTIWKENPVFENELKPNFRLIIVHTFQWIALPLFLVFFIEKELFINYWFLAIVYIVLAELFILISFRNLKLFYSERFIRLKSGIWDVDNRTFEVEKLQTVKISQYFWQRKTNLGSITFYTSAGRFKIVALNFTKLKKLLNYCIYKIETSKK, from the coding sequence ATGGAGGAGAAGCTTAATTCTTTTTTTCAGCCTCAAAGGCAATCGAAAACGGGTATCGTATTGCTTTTTCTGTATAATATTGGAATGGTGATTAAAAATTTATGGGTTTTCGTTATTCTTTTTTTTGTCAGAAAAGATAAAATAGAGCCTTGGATTATTGTTCTTGGAATTATTGCCGGACTCTTAATTCTCATTGTTTCTGCGGTTTTACAATATTATCATTTCAAATATTATATTGATGAAGAAAACGAGGAATTTGTCATTCATGAAGGAATTATCAATACATCGGTAACTAAGATTAAAAAAGAAAATATTCAGGAAGTGAATATTTTACAGCCTTTTGTTCATCGGTTTTTTAATATCTATAAACTCGAAATCGACACTCCTGGAAGTTCTGAAAAAGAAGTCAAAATTTCAGCATTGACGAAACAAAATGCAATTGACCTTAAAAAATATCTTTTAACAGAAACTCAGCTCGAAAATACTTTAACAAAGGATGCTGAAGATAACGAAAATCAAGAAGTTGAAAAACTTCGTTCAATCAAAATTTCTACGCTCAGTATTTTAAAATATGGTATTACTGCGAATTATATTCAAAGTTTTTTTGCACTGGTCAGTTTACTGATTTATGGATTTTCTGAGCTGACTAATTTGCTTAAAAAAGTAGAATTTGATACTCAATTAGATTACGATACTCTGGAATCACGGTTTTTGGCATTTTCTATTCCTGTTATTCTTGGAATCGTTGTGGTTGTCATTATTGTAGGAATTCTGATTAATACCGTTCGTACGTTGATTAAATTTTTCAACTTTAAAATCAGCGAAAACAACCAGAGTTTTTCTTTTGAATACGGATTGTTCAACACCCGAAATTCAATTGTCAACAAATCAAAAGTTCAGGTGATTACAGAAACACAGAACTGGATTCAGAAGAAAATGAAAATTTCTTTTGTGAAATTTCTTCAGATTGGAAAAAATGAAGAAGATGAAAAAAAAGTTGCGGCCGTTCCCGGAATTAACAATACAGAAAAAGCAAAACTGATTTCAACAATTTGGAAAGAAAATCCTGTTTTTGAAAATGAGTTAAAACCTAATTTCAGATTAATTATCGTCCACACTTTTCAATGGATTGCTTTGCCTTTGTTTCTCGTTTTCTTTATTGAAAAAGAATTATTCATAAATTATTGGTTTTTAGCGATTGTCTACATTGTTTTAGCCGAATTATTTATTCTGATTTCTTTCAGAAATTTAAAATTGTTTTACAGCGAAAGATTCATAAGATTAAAATCAGGAATTTGGGATGTCGATAACCGAACTTTTGAGGTAGAAAAGCTTCAAACTGTGAAAATTTCTCAGTATTTTTGGCAAAGAAAAACAAACTTAGGAAGTATCACTTTTTATACCTCTGCAGGACGCTTCAAAATCGTTGCTTTAAACTTTACAAAGCTCAAAAAACTGTTGAATTACTGCATTTATAAAATAGAAACATCTAAAAAATAA
- a CDS encoding metal-dependent hydrolase, protein MKIQYLGQNCFLFTYKDKTILCDPFYNYKKAESGFDISAQKIDYILITHAHGDHIADVGEVLQHYPEATIIGQPEICAYFKNAKNTDDVNLGGSAKIDDLKISMVSAHHTSSFPDGTYGGVPVGYIFRLPEGKNVYLAGDTGVMADMELFPRLFGNLDLSILPIGGHYTMCARKAAFAASELLKTPKVIGCHFDTFPAIEINHDSAAKHFADKNVELVLPKLGESFDI, encoded by the coding sequence ATGAAAATACAATACTTAGGACAAAACTGTTTTTTGTTCACGTACAAAGACAAAACGATTCTTTGTGACCCTTTTTACAACTACAAAAAAGCAGAATCAGGATTTGATATCTCGGCTCAGAAAATCGATTATATTTTAATAACTCATGCTCATGGTGATCATATTGCTGATGTAGGAGAAGTTTTACAACATTATCCTGAAGCTACCATTATCGGTCAACCGGAAATCTGTGCTTATTTCAAAAATGCTAAAAATACGGACGATGTAAACTTAGGAGGGTCGGCAAAAATCGATGATCTTAAAATTTCTATGGTTTCGGCTCATCATACAAGTTCGTTTCCTGACGGAACTTACGGAGGTGTTCCTGTAGGATATATTTTCAGACTTCCTGAAGGTAAAAATGTGTATTTGGCTGGAGATACAGGAGTAATGGCAGATATGGAACTTTTCCCAAGATTATTCGGAAATTTAGATTTGTCAATCCTTCCAATTGGTGGTCACTATACGATGTGTGCAAGAAAAGCAGCTTTTGCGGCGTCAGAATTATTGAAAACTCCAAAAGTAATCGGATGTCATTTTGATACTTTCCCTGCAATTGAAATTAATCATGATAGTGCTGCAAAACATTTTGCAGATAAGAATGTTGAATTGGTTTTACCTAAACTCGGAGAAAGTTTCGATATATAA
- a CDS encoding GIN domain-containing protein: MKKIVVGISLLTIFSCGKISPKGNLEKKEIDVEEFVNLDLEGKFRVFYARGPKNFVEVETYPNIAGNLDIDVDDKTLSIKESRKTKGVDFYNITIYSKYNLEKISISDSVEMNISSEIKTDNFKLNLKNYATFMGSLNTRRAEIDMQNRSRANFLGETKDAVIKISDTASLIAPYWKIVNLNVDSQNGNYAEVNVKDTLKGTVKNTAKFVYYNDPIRAFKVDRTTRVENKKLY, from the coding sequence ATGAAAAAAATAGTTGTAGGAATAAGTTTACTGACTATATTTTCCTGTGGTAAAATTTCTCCAAAAGGAAATTTAGAGAAGAAAGAAATTGATGTTGAAGAATTTGTAAACCTTGATTTAGAAGGGAAATTTCGGGTATTCTATGCAAGAGGACCGAAAAACTTTGTGGAAGTAGAAACCTACCCAAACATAGCCGGAAATCTGGATATTGATGTTGATGATAAGACTTTATCCATCAAAGAAAGCCGAAAAACAAAAGGTGTCGATTTTTATAATATCACGATTTATTCAAAATATAATCTGGAGAAAATTTCAATTTCAGACTCTGTGGAAATGAATATTTCGAGTGAGATAAAAACGGATAATTTTAAATTAAATTTAAAAAATTACGCTACTTTTATGGGTTCATTGAACACAAGAAGAGCGGAAATTGATATGCAAAATAGAAGTAGAGCCAATTTTTTAGGTGAAACTAAAGATGCAGTAATAAAAATTTCAGACACGGCGAGTTTAATTGCTCCTTACTGGAAAATTGTCAATCTGAACGTAGATTCTCAAAACGGGAACTATGCGGAAGTCAACGTAAAAGATACACTGAAAGGAACTGTAAAAAATACTGCAAAATTTGTATATTATAATGATCCGATCAGAGCTTTTAAAGTTGATAGAACAACAAGAGTGGAGAATAAAAAATTGTACTAA
- a CDS encoding glycosyltransferase family 2 protein, protein MNLSIVIPLLNEEESLEELFTRIDNVCKTSNLSYEVWFIDDGSTDLSWSIIENLKVQHPQIHGIKFSRNYGKSQALHAAFERAHGDVIITMDADLQDFPEEIPELYRMVIEDNYDIVSGWKKKRFDNVMTKNIPSKLFNAAARKVSGVYLHDFNCGLKAYKKQVVKSIDVYGDMHRYIPVLAANAGFRRITEKEVPHQARPYGTSKFGTERFVRGFLDLVTLWFVSRFGGRPMHFFGAVGTIMFIVGFLSAFWLGISKLIDVARGIYGHLITNNPWFFIALTMMLMGTLLFIAGFLGEMIIRTNREHKNYNIDEVI, encoded by the coding sequence ATGAATTTATCTATAGTAATTCCGTTACTCAACGAGGAAGAATCTCTCGAAGAGTTGTTTACAAGAATCGACAACGTTTGCAAAACCAGCAACTTATCGTATGAAGTTTGGTTTATCGATGACGGAAGTACAGATTTGTCGTGGAGCATTATTGAGAATTTAAAAGTTCAGCATCCACAAATCCACGGAATAAAATTTTCAAGAAATTACGGAAAATCTCAGGCTTTACATGCCGCTTTTGAAAGAGCACACGGTGATGTTATTATCACCATGGATGCCGATTTACAGGACTTCCCGGAAGAAATTCCTGAGCTTTACAGAATGGTGATTGAAGACAATTACGACATCGTTTCGGGTTGGAAGAAAAAGCGTTTTGATAATGTAATGACCAAAAATATCCCTTCAAAACTCTTCAACGCTGCGGCAAGAAAAGTTTCCGGAGTTTATTTGCACGACTTCAACTGTGGTCTGAAAGCTTATAAAAAACAGGTTGTAAAATCGATTGATGTGTATGGAGATATGCACCGATATATTCCCGTTTTAGCTGCCAATGCAGGTTTCAGAAGAATTACAGAAAAAGAAGTTCCGCATCAGGCAAGACCTTATGGAACATCAAAATTCGGGACTGAAAGATTCGTGCGAGGATTTTTAGATTTGGTAACACTTTGGTTTGTAAGTCGTTTTGGTGGTAGACCAATGCATTTTTTCGGAGCTGTAGGAACGATTATGTTTATTGTAGGTTTTCTTTCAGCTTTTTGGTTGGGGATTTCTAAACTAATCGACGTTGCACGAGGAATTTATGGGCATTTAATTACCAATAATCCATGGTTTTTTATTGCATTGACCATGATGTTGATGGGAACTTTGCTTTTCATCGCAGGATTCTTGGGAGAAATGATCATCAGAACCAACAGAGAGCATAAAAATTATAATATTGACGAAGTGATATAG
- a CDS encoding SRPBCC family protein has protein sequence MESKIFVQAQMLIRKPIQEVFEAFINPEITTNFWFTKSTGKLEEGKTIIWEWEMYNAKSEVKVLQIIQNQLIKTEWGLFSNNVDYEFKEMEKGTLVIIKSYGYSEKGDELLSVINDNTGGFTTVLDGCKAYLEHGINLRLIEDKFPQK, from the coding sequence ATGGAATCTAAAATATTTGTTCAGGCTCAGATGCTAATTAGAAAACCAATTCAAGAGGTTTTTGAAGCGTTTATTAATCCAGAAATCACCACTAATTTTTGGTTTACAAAATCTACCGGAAAGCTGGAAGAAGGTAAAACCATTATTTGGGAATGGGAAATGTACAATGCGAAATCTGAAGTAAAAGTTCTTCAGATTATTCAAAACCAATTGATAAAAACAGAGTGGGGATTATTTTCCAACAATGTAGATTATGAGTTCAAGGAAATGGAAAAAGGAACTTTAGTCATTATTAAAAGTTATGGGTATTCTGAAAAAGGAGATGAACTTTTATCTGTAATTAATGACAATACAGGAGGTTTTACAACGGTTTTAGATGGCTGCAAAGCTTACTTAGAACACGGAATTAATCTGAGATTGATTGAAGATAAATTTCCACAGAAATAA